The Primulina eburnea isolate SZY01 chromosome 18, ASM2296580v1, whole genome shotgun sequence genome segment tttaatctttttcaCACGTATCGTTGATACAACATTTGTATGAGACTAATGTATTGTGTGACACATAAAAACCTAACGtaaaaaaagattaaaattacaaaaataaacGATCAAAATCaccaaataataaaatatacatGACTAAAAGTCAATTTCGATAACATAAAAGACCGAAATTGCAAAAAAAAATCGAACGTCctgtattaatatttttttaatctttttccCACGTGGTTGATACAACATTTATACGAGGCTAATGTATTATGTGACACATGAAAACCTaatgtaaaaaatattaaaatcacaAAAATAAATGTGAGAACCAGATTTTTCCAccttgtaaattaaataactttAAGGAAAACTTTAGCATAAGATTttaatttgtataaaaataAGATTTAGACTTTGGGGAAATATTGGTTAGAAATATTTAAGCCAATAATATTATGTACATGCATACATATTTCGAAATTAGGGGGGAGAATATTTACAAGACTGAGTACCATATAAAATACAAGGAATTTAGGCATGATGTGGCAAGAGAATTTCGAAATTGGTACAATATTTATGCCTAAATATGAGATGCTTAGATCCTAGGAAGCATACCATGAAATTGGAAGCAAATCCCCTCACTTGGActcaatattttcgaaaatattaaggGCAAAGGAATCAAGATTTAAATCCCATGGAATTGGAAGATAATCTCACAAATTAAGCAgcataattttcgaaaaatggcAAGGAATATTGGAGCAAATTTTTGAGATTTGGGCACAAATTTTGGTAATGATTTAACCACCAAATTTAGCTCTCTCTTCTCCCCTATAAATACCACACCACACTATTCAAATCCCCACACCAAAATTCAAGACCAATGCTTTTTGAAATTCAGCACCTTGTCCTAGCCGAAACCCTGCACAAATTCGCCCAAGAAATCGAAGCCGAAGCGCCGTCCGACCGAAGAACGAGGAGCGACCCAGTCCCCAAAGTTGTGCACCACATTTTTAGCATCATTATATACGGTAAGTGGGCtagtttttaaacttttaaatctcGAAATTGTGTATGCATGTTTTcgatttttacaagaaaaataaatagtcGAGTACAATCTCCTTTCTACTCTTTTCGTGTAATTGTCATACGATTTCAaaagcactgtgaggagtcgactgtatacgggagggaatcccaaccacgacgtacccttacgcggtgggggacataaccgctatacggcctcgcccccttagaggagtaaaaattagggactgacgtcagtaaaccgtagAAAGTAGATGAGTCGTAGTGCTGTGTCAAAGTTATGCATGTGTTATGAAATACGGATGAACTCATGAATTATGTTtcgaattatgcatgttgtatttattgtgctcgattttcccccatttactgagtattcccaaaatactcaccccccttaCGACCCTCCCCAGAAAAGCCCGAAGAACAGATTGAGGAGGAAGAATCCGAgcagttttggggatggtgaatgcTCGAGAAAGATTTAATATGTTTAACCTATTTTATTTCAgtcttacgtttccgcattgtaAACTCTGTCGTTCAGTTATTTTGTCAATTGTAAAGACAATAGTtattttattgagattatgatttataaactGGATTCGGTTTAAACTGTGCTACGAAAGGCTTGTCGTTTTAAATTGTGTGATTGTAaacgacgccggtgtcaactccgagtttcggggcgtgacatttaagtggtatcagagccgccaggttcataatccgagtggaaaaaaaaatcgagttacaaaaaaaaaaaaaaaaaaaatcggaaaCTTTCGGAATTCTGGCCAAACAGCGCCTTAGCGCGCCGCCGCGTCCTCATCGAATCCGAATCCTTTGCTCACAAATGATATACCGTTGGATTCCTCTCCTCAAGACGAGTCTACTGTCAAAATTTCAAGCCAATCGGAGTTGATTTGCCCCTCCGATTTAACCGCCAAAGTCACGCCGCCTCAACCTTCGCGATTTCCGACCACGTTTGGGTAAATTCCGGCTGGATCCGACCTCCAATCCAGTAGCCCTGCCTCGATCTGAAACCGCCTTGACAAGACGAACAAAAGCCGTTAAACAATTTCAGATTTGGCGTTCGGATGCGACGGGAATTTCAGATCTACGAATTTTCGCTCAAACCCTAACACCGAATGATATTTTGTCCAATTACACTACCAATACTACTccgattttaaattaaatttactcGAACGATATATGATCCATGGGTAACGTTTCCCCTTAATTCATTTTGAAATCGGATAAGCCTATCGCAAACACCCAATTATGAGTTATGTTAGCGAATTGCGCGACTTTCCGACCAAATTAAGTAGTTTTCCAACCGATTCTGGCCATGCCGTCACCGGTTCCGCGACCCTTACGCCATCACCGTCGTACGCCTTAGCTCCGACCATACTCCGGCGAGTCAACTCGGCCGAGTCAACAAGTCAACCCGCCAGCTTATGTCCTTCGATTTATTTTCGTAGAAAACTCCGAATTCGGTTCCGTAAACTGTTCTGGAATCCTCTCGATATACCCTTCGAATCCATATGTCTATCTCAAAACTttccatttttgaaaattttcgaatttttatttattttcatttattgaACTCTATATGACCTTGACATTTTATTATGTCCTATTTCATTCAGCACATTTATTTCATTTAGATTGATTCAGTACAGTTATTTCATTTAGATTGGTCATTTTCATTTATTTTCGTTCTGcttgagaaatcaataaaatattttatttgttccCTTGATTTCAATTTACTTCTGCGCAATCTATTGCATAAATCCTACTCATACAAATTCTTAGAACTTGCGATTATAGGAAATGGCCGGCAGACCCCCGAGGCAGAACCGCAACCCGCGTTACGCTAATGCCAATTGTGAAGGCGGACAGGAGAACGAGCAAGGGAACGGACCCCCGCCTGCAGTCAACTTAAGCCGAGCTGATCTTATGGCCATAGCCACCATTGTGGCGACAACACTGCAAGGATTGGGAAACCAGAACGCCAATcaaccacctccaccaccaccaagTGGAATCAAGTTCCACTATGAATCGCTTCGCAAGAACAGGTGTCCAACCTTCAGTGGAGCTGCAGACCCGGAAGTCAGCCAGTGCTGGCTAAAAAGTGTAGAGACTCAGCATCGACTATTGGAAGTTCCCGAGGCACTGAAAGTTGACGTGACTGTGCCGTTCCTGGAAGATAAAGCAGGAAAATGGTGGGAAGCAATCTCGCCAGCCATGACAGCTGCAGGACCAATCACTTGGCAGCGATTTCGAGAAACTTTTCTGAGACAGTACTATCCGGCGGAAGCTAGATTGCAGAAGTTGAGTGAATTTGAAAATCTTACTCAAGCCCCAGATATATCAGTGGTCGAGTACACCTCCCAGTTCAACGCCTTAGGATCTTATGCTCTGGCAATCATGGCGGACGAAGTTCTGAAATTACACCGCTTTAAGAAGGGGTTGAACAGCAGGATCCAATCAGCCCTAGCAGTCTACCAATCGACGAATTTTTCCGATCTGATGGGCGCAGCTATCCGAGCTGAAACTGATATCCAGCGCCGTGAGAAAGAATTTAGGAACAAAAGGCCTATGAATGATCGGTCCTCTCATGGcagtcagtcgttcaagaaaccGAACCATTCCGGCGAACCATCTCAAGGGCCTTCGCCTGCCTCAGGCTATCAGGCCATTAAGCCTTGCCCAACTTGCCACTTACGACACCTGGGAGAATGCCGTAGAGTCAGCGGTGTCTGCTTTGGATGCGGGAAACCAGGACACCGTATGGCAGATTGTCCAGCCGTCAGCAACAAAACAACTGGACCAGGTAAAGGAGACGGGTCAAGCTCAGGGGCGAATGCCAATAAACCACGGGAGAACAAACCAAATGCCAGGGTGTTTGCCATGGCGCAGGAGGAGGCATATGATGCAAGCGATGTTGTGTCAGGTACCATATTTATTCAGCAAGTGcctgcttatgtgttatttgactGTGGTGCcacacattcttttatatctaagagatttggtaagaagttAGGACGTAAGCCCAATAAGCTAACCGAACCTTTCCGAATAGCCACACCTACATGTAGGGCCGTTAAAGCGCACGAAATCTACAGAGATTGTAGAATCAGTAACCAGACTTTTAGCGCCGACTTGATACAGTTGATCATGGTCGATTTCGACATCATCTTAGGATTGGATTGGTTAGCGAGAAACAATGCAATTGTAGATTGTAAGGGAAAGAAAGTTAAACTCCTAACCGCAGAGCAGAAAGAATATCCCTACCTATTTGGTGACCAAGCCAACtccagtttcgaggacgaaacttcccaTAAGGAGGGTGGGATGTGAGAACCAGATTTTTCCAccttgtaaattaaataactttAAGGAAAACTTTAGCATAAGATTttaatttgtataaaaataAGATTTAGACTTTGGGGAAATATTGGTTAGAAATATTTAAGCCAATAATATTATGTACATGCATACATATTTCGAAATTAGGGGGGAGAATATTTACAAGACTGAGTACCATATAAAATACAAGGAATTTAGGCATGATGTGGCAAGAGAATTTCGAAATTGGTACAATATTTATGCCTAAATATGAGATGCTTAGATCCTAGGAAGCATACCATGAAATTGGAAGCAAATCCCCTCACTTGGActcaatattttcgaaaatattaaggGCAAAGGAATCAAGATTTAAATCCCATGGAATTGGAAGATAATCTCACAAATTAAGCAgcataattttcgaaaaatggcAAGGAATATTGGAGCAAATTTTTGAGATTTGGGCACAAATTTTGGTAATGATTTAACTACCAAATTTAGCTCCCTCTTCTCCCCTATAAATACCACACCACACTATTCAAATCCCCACACCAAAATTCAAGACCAATGCTTTTTGAAATTCAGCACCTTGTCCTAGCCGAAACCCTGCACAAATTCGCCCAAGAAATCGAAGCCGAAGCGCCGTCCGACCGAAGAACGAGGAGCGACCCAGTCCCCAAAGTTGTGCACCACATTTTTAGCATCATTATATACGGTAAGTGGGCtagtttttaaacttttaaatctcGAAATTGTGTATGCATGTTTTcgatttttacaagaaaaataaatagtcGAGTACAATCTCCTTTCTACTCTTTTCGTGTAATTGTCATACGATTTCAaaagcactgtgaggagtcgactgtatacgggagggaatcccaaccacgacgtacccttacgcggtgggggacataaccgctatacggcctcgcccccttagaggagtaaaaattagggactgacgtcagtaa includes the following:
- the LOC140819247 gene encoding uncharacterized protein; its protein translation is MAGRPPRQNRNPRYANANCEGGQENEQGNGPPPAVNLSRADLMAIATIVATTLQGLGNQNANQPPPPPPSGIKFHYESLRKNRCPTFSGAADPEVSQCWLKSVETQHRLLEVPEALKVDVTVPFLEDKAGKWWEAISPAMTAAGPITWQRFRETFLRQYYPAEARLQKLSEFENLTQAPDISVVEYTSQFNALGSYALAIMADEVLKLHRFKKGLNSRIQSALAVYQSTNFSDLMGAAIRAETDIQRREKEFRNKRPMNDRSSHGSQSFKKPNHSGEPSQGPSPASGYQAIKPCPTCHLRHLGECRRVSGVCFGCGKPGHRMADCPAVSNKTTGPGKGDGSSSGANANKPRENKPNARVFAMAQEEAYDASDVVSGTIFIQQVPAYVLFDCGATHSFISKRFGKKLGRKPNKLTEPFRIATPTCRAVKAHEIYRDCRISNQTFSADLIQLIMVDFDIILGLDWLARNNAIVDCKGKKVKLLTAEQKEYPYLFGDQANSSFEDETSHKEGGM